In the genome of Telluria mixta, the window TTCAACAGCCAGATTTCGACTTCCTTGGCGCTGTCGGCAAATAATTGCAGGTGGATGTCGTCATGTTCGCCGGCCGTTCCATTTAATACGGCGCCGGTGATATAGGGACGGAACTCGGCCAATTGTTCCATTACTTCGAGCGCTGTGGCGCGCATGTGCTGCAGGCGTGCAGCCTGGGCCGGGCCGTGGAACAGCGCCTGGTAACGGCGCACCTCGTCTTCCACTTGCAGATTATCTGGCAGATAATTCGGGGAAGGGCGGTCGACGCCGAGCACTTGTCGCGCCGCCTTGGTCTTGGCCGTGGAGTAATCGGCCCCATCCTGGGCGATCATGCGGGCGGCCGTCGCGGCGATGCGTGCGCGCACCTGTTGGAGGTCGTCATTTGAATTGGGCATCATGTCCGAGATCATACTCTTGAAAGGAAAATGGCATCGCGTCGGGTAGAATCGCGTATTCGCTATTACAGAGATCCCTTCGGCACGTCATGCACATCCATATCCTCGGCATTTGCGGCACCTTCATGGGCGGCCTCGCGGTGCTGGCCAAAGAGGCCGGCCATCGCGTCACCGGGTGCGACGCCAACGTCTACCCTCCGATGAGCACCCAGCTCGAAGCCCAGGGCATCGAGCTGATCCAGGGTTACGGGCCCGAACAGGTGAACCTGAACCCGGATCTTTATGTCGTCGGCAACGTGATGACGCGCGGGAATCCGCTCGTCGAGGAGATCCTGAACCGCGGCCTGCCGTACGTATCTGGCCCGCAATGGATCGGCGACCATATTCTCCGTAATAAATGGGTGCTGGCCGTCGCGGGCACCCACGGCAAGACGACGACGACGTCGATGCTGGCGTGGATCCTGGAAGATGCGGGCTATTCGCCGGGATTCCTGATCGGTGGCGTGCCGCTGAACTTCGGCGTGTCCGCGCGCCTGTCCGGCGAAACCGATTCCGACTTCTTCGTGATCGAGGCGGACGAGTACGACACGGCCTTCTTCGACAAGCGTTCGAAGTTCGTGCACTACCACGCCAAGACCGCCGTGCTGAACAACCTCGAATACGATCACGCCGACATCTTCCCCGATATCGGCGCCATCGAGACCCAATTCCACCACCTCGTGCGCACCGTGCCCGGCGTCGGCCGCATTGTCGTGAACGGCGACGAAGCGTCGCTGGCGCGCGTGCTGAAGCGCGGCTGCTGGAGCGAGAAGGAAAGTTTTGGCGGTTCCGACGGTGTCGACTGGAGCCTCGTCGAGCATCCGGGCGGTTCCAGCTTCGACGTGTTCTTCAAGGGCGAGCAACAGGGCACCGTCCACTGGGACCTGACCGGCCACCACAACCGCAGCAACGCCATGGCCGCCATCGCCGCCGCGCGCCACGTCGGCGTGCCGCCCGCGCAGGCGATCGATTCGCTGGGCCGCTTCCAGAACGTCAAGCGGCGCATGGAAGTGCGCGGCGTCGTGAACGGCGTGACTGTCTATGACGACTTCGCGCACCATCCGACCGCGATCGCGACGACCGTCGGCGGCCTGCGCCAGAAAATCGGTACGTCGGGCAGGATTCTCGCCGTGCTGGAGCCGCGCTCGAACACGATGAAGCTGGGCGCCATGAAAGATGCGCTGCCGGGCAGCCTGAAGGATGCCGACCTCGTGTTCGGCTTCGGCAGCCAGCAGGCGCTGGGCTGGTCGCTGGCCGACGCCCTGAAACCGCTGGGCGCCAACGCGCACAGCTTCGACCAGCTCGACTACATGGTGCAGGCGATCGTCCAGGCCGCGCAGCCGGGCGACCACATCCTCGTGATGAGCAACGGCGGCTTCGGCGGCGTGCACCAGAAGCTGCTGGAGGCGATGGCGGTATGAGCAGCGGCTCGCATCTGCTCTACCTGCACGGCTTCCGCTCGTCGCCGCGCTCGTTCAAGGCGAGAGTCGTGCAGCAGCGGATGGAGGCGGCCGGCCGCGCCGCCGACCTCATCTGCCCGCAACTGCCGGCCTCGCCGAAGGCCGCGATGGATCTCGTACTGACCCTCGTCGAACGCCATGCCGGCAATCTGGCCATCATCGGCTCCTCGCTGGGCGGCTTCTACGCCACCTGGCTGGCGGAACGCTTCGGCTGCCGTGCCGCGCTGATCAATCCGGCCGTCGATCCCTTGAAAGACCTGGACAAGCACGTCGGCATCACGACCGAATGGCATACGGGCGAGCCGTTCGAATTCAAGCGCGAGTACATCGATGAACTGGCCGCATTGAAGGTCGGCGCCATCACCCGGCCGGAGCGTTATTTCCTGCTGGCCGCCACGGGCGACGAGGTGTTGGACTACCGCGACATGGTTGCGCATTACGCTGGCGCGCACCAGCACGTCATCCAGGGCAGCGACCACGCGGTGTCGGAATTCGAGCAGTATGTCGATGAGGTGCTGGCGTTCTGCCTGACGGATAATCCAAACGAAGGCGACGCCGGATCGGACCATCGTCAGTGAGGCCCGCTTCGCTGCGCCGGGCCCGCTGGCTGGCGCATCCGGCCGGCACGGGCGCGCCGGCCGCCATGTGCGACTGGCTGACGACGCCGGGTTCGCTGACGGCACGCCTGATCGCGCACAGCCGGCAATTCCGGGTACAGAAACTGCGCCAGGCGGGCAATATCTGCCTGGCGGACGAGGCCGGCGCGATCGGCTTGGCGCGGCCCCAGCGCGTGTGGGAACGCGAAGTGCTGCTGCGCTGCGACGGCCAACCGGTCGTGTACGGCCACACCGTCGTGCCGATGAGTGCGAGTGCGAGCGACTGGCCCCTGTTTTCGGCGCTGGGCGAACGTTCGCTCGGCACCACGCTGTTTTACGATCCGCGGGTCACGCGCGGCGAGCTGGAATTCGCGCGGCTGCGTCCCGGCCATCCGCTGCTGGCGCGTGTGAACGCCGCGCTCGGCCGGGTCGATCCGGCCCGCGACACTTATTTTGCGCGGCGCTGCGTGTACCGCCGCCGCCAGGGACTGCTGCTGGTCACCGAGGTCTTCCTGCCCGAGGTGCTCGATCTCGAGGCGACCGCATTTAATATGAATACGAATACAAAATGAACTTATTTTTCGAAGAGTCCGGCGATTTCAAGGTCGGCACCGTGCTGTCGCAGGCGGGCGAGGCCTACCAGGTCGAAATGCCGAGCGGGAAGCGTACCAAGGTCAAGGCGCGCGACGTGATGCTGCAGTTCGACAAGCCCGATCCTGCTACCTTGCTGGAACAGGCGAAGGCCGTCGCGGCGGACGTCGATCTGGAGTTCCTGTGGGAAGTCGCCGGCCAGGAAGAATTCGGATTCGCCGAACTGGGCGCCGAATACTTCGGCCACGCGCCGCTGCCGTTCGAAGCGGCCGGCCTCGTGCTGGCACTGCACGGCGCGCCCATCTATTTCTACAAGAAGGGCCGCGGCCGCTACAAGGCGGCGCCGGAACAGTCGCTGCGTGCGGCGCTCGCCGGCATCGAAAAGAAGAAACAGCAGGCCATCGTGCAGGCCGCGTATGTCGAAGAATTGAAGGCCGGCACGCTGCCGCAGGCCATGCAGCCGCTCGTCCAGCAACTGCTGTTCAAGCCGGACAAGAACAGCATCGAATATAAAGCCCTCGAAACGGCGGCCGACGAGTTGCAGACGACGGCCCCGCGCCTCATGCTGTCCACGGGCGGCATCGCGTCGGCCAAGGAGCTGCACATGGGCCGCTTCCTGTTCGAACACTTCCCGCGCGGCGCCGGCTTCCAGCCCGTCGCCGTGCCGACGCCGCCCGCCGACCTGCCGCTGGCGAACGTGGCCGCGTTCTCGATCGACGACGTGACGACGACCGAGATCGACGACGCGTTTTCCGTCGAGAAGCTCGATGACGGCACGGTCCGCGTGGGCATCCACATCGCGGCGCCGGGCCTGGGCATCCGTCCGGACGACGCCATCGACAAGATCGCCCGCGCGCGCATGTCGACCGTGTATATGCCGGGCGACAAGATCACGATGCTGCCGGACGAGGTCGTCGACGCCTATACGCTGGCCGAGGGCAACGACTGCCCGGCGCTGTCGCTGTATGCCGTGCTCGATCCGGCCACGTGGACCGTGCTCTCGACGACGACCCGCGCCGAGCGCGTGCCCATCAAGAACAACCTGCGCCACAACGACCTCGACGACGTCGTCAACGAGGAAACGCTGAACAACGGCGAAGGCGATTACCCGCACAAGATGGAACTGGGCCTGCTGTGGCAGTGGGCGCTGCAACTGGAAGCGGGCCGCATGAAGAAGCGGGAAGCGTTCGGCCTGAAGCCGGAACAGGCCAACCGCGTCGACTTCAATTTCTATGTCGAGGACGACGTTGTCACGATCGTGCGCCGCAAGCGCGGCGCGCCGCTGGACAAGATCGTGGCCGAGCTGATGATCTTCGCAAACAGCACGTGGGGCAAGCTGTTGCACGACTGCGGCGTGCCGGGCATCTACCGCTCGCAAGGGCCGGGCGCCGGCGGCTGGACCGCCAAGATGCAGGTGCGCATGGTGACGCACGCGGCGCCGCACCAGGGCCTCGGCGTCGATCAATATGCCTGGTCGACCTCGCCGCTGCGCCGCTACACGGACCTCGTGAACCAGTGGCAGATCCTCGCGTGCGCGACGAACGGCGTGACGGCACCGCTCGTCGCCCCGTTCAAGCACCGCGATGCGACCCTGTTCTCGATCGTCTCCGCATTCGACGCCGCGTACTCCGCCTATAACGACTTCCAGCAGAACATGGAGCGCTACTGGTGCCTGCGCTGGCTGGCGCAGGAAAACGCGAAGCAGGTCGAGGCCGTCGTGCTGAAGGACGAGGTGCTGCGCCTTGTCGAGATCCCGCTCGTGATCCGCCTGCCGGGCATGCCGCAGGCGGCGCGCGGCGCGCAAGTCCGCCTGGACATCGTGCGCTGGGACGAGGTCGACCTGTCGCTGGAGGCGCGCCTGCTCGAAGTGGCCGCCGTGGCGCCGGAAGCGGCCGAGGAGCTGGGCCTGGACGAGGAAGAGGACACGGGCGAGGCGGCGGCTGCGGAAGCGGTCGAGGCCGAGGGCGCGGTCGCGGTCACCGATCCGGAGACGCAGACCGACGTCACGGGCGAGCAGGCCGCGTGATGTGAATTCGTCATCATGTCGCCGCGACGCGACCATTTGGTGGGCACGGGGTGCCCACCCTACCAAAGATTCCAGCCTGCACGGTAGAATGGGGAGTTCCATGACCCCAACCGTCCCACCCCGCAGCGCGTGAACACCCTCCTACACAACCGTCCCCTGATGATCGCCATCGCCTGTTCGGTGCTGGCGCATGCCTCCCTGCTGGCGGTCCGCTTCGCCGCGCCGGATGCGTTCCGGCTGCAGCCGGCCGATCCGGGCCTGGAGGTCATCCTGGTCAACGCGAAGCATGCGCGCGCGCCCGTCAAGGCGGACGCGCTGGCCCAGGCCAACCTGGACGGCGGCGGCAATGCCGACGCCGGCCGCGCCCAGTCGCCGCTGCCGGACCTGCGCAAGGTCGAGAACGGCGACTCCATCCGCGCCCTGCAGCGCCGCATCGCCGAACTGGAACAGCAGCAGAAAAGCGTGCTGACGAAGATGCGCCAGTCGCAGTTCAACAGCGCGCCCGTGGCCGACCAGACCAGGCCCGACCCGAGCCGCACGGGCGAGGACAACCTCGACTCCACCAAGGCCATCGCGCGCATGACAGCCGAGATCACCCAGCGCATCGCCGACGAAAACAAACGTCCCAAGAAGACGTTCATCAGCCCCAGCACGCGCGAGGTCGGCTACGCCATGTATTACAAGGCGATGCAAAAGCGCGTGGAAGAGGTGGGCACGTTGAATTTCCCGCAGCAGAACGGCAAGAAGCTGTACGGCGAACTGGTCGTCTACATCCCGATCTTCCAGGACGGGACGCTCTATGAAAAAGAAGGCGGACCGCGCATCGAGCGCAGTTCCGGCAATCCAGCGCTGGACAAGGCCGCGCTGTCGATCGTGCGCCGCGCCGCGCCATTCGGCAAATTCCCGGCCAATATGCGCTCGACCGACAAGGACGACCTCTGGATCGTCGTCACCCGCTTCAAGTTCACCCGCGAGGAAAAGCTGCAGGCAGAATTGCGCGGCGAAGGATAACGGGAGCTCAGTAATGGAGACTAAATGACGGATAAATATTGCGTGATCGGCAACCCGATCGCCCACAGCAAATCGCCGGACATCCACGCCGCGTTCGCGGCCGCGACCGGCCAGGACATCTCGTACGAGCGCTGCCTGGCGCCGCTGGACGGCTTTGCGGACACCGTCCGCGACCTCGTCGCGCAGGGCTACCGCGGCGCCAACGTGACGCTCCCCTTCAAGCTGGAAGCGGCCGCGCTGGCCACCCGGCTGGAAGAGCGGGCGCGCCTGGCGGGTGCCGTCAACACCTTGCGTTTCGAGGGCGGCGAGATCGTCGGCGACAACACGGACGGTCCGGGCCTCGTGGCCGACATCGTGAAGAATGCCGGCGTGCCGCTCACCGGCAAGCGCGTCCTGCTGCTGGGCGCGGGCGGCGCGGCGCGCGGCGTCATCCTGCCGTTCCTGAGCGAGAAGCCGGAAGCGATCGTGATCGCCAACCGCACGCGTGCGACGGCCGATGCGCTCGTTTCCCACTTTGCCGATCACGTGGCGTATGCGGGGCAGATCAGCGCCTGCGGTTTCACGGACATCGCGGGCCCGTTCGACGTCGTCGTCAACGCGACGTCGGCCAGCCTGTCGGCCGACCTGCCGCCCGTGCCCGCGTCGGCTTTCCGGTCGGGCACGCTGGCGCTGGACATGATGTACGGGAAAGAGCCGACACCGTTCATGGCGTTCGCGGCAGCGCACGGCGCGACCGTGCGCGACGGCCTCGGCATGCTGGTCGAACAGGCGGCGGAAGCG includes:
- a CDS encoding YqiA/YcfP family alpha/beta fold hydrolase, producing MSSGSHLLYLHGFRSSPRSFKARVVQQRMEAAGRAADLICPQLPASPKAAMDLVLTLVERHAGNLAIIGSSLGGFYATWLAERFGCRAALINPAVDPLKDLDKHVGITTEWHTGEPFEFKREYIDELAALKVGAITRPERYFLLAATGDEVLDYRDMVAHYAGAHQHVIQGSDHAVSEFEQYVDEVLAFCLTDNPNEGDAGSDHRQ
- the aroE gene encoding shikimate dehydrogenase, encoding MTDKYCVIGNPIAHSKSPDIHAAFAAATGQDISYERCLAPLDGFADTVRDLVAQGYRGANVTLPFKLEAAALATRLEERARLAGAVNTLRFEGGEIVGDNTDGPGLVADIVKNAGVPLTGKRVLLLGAGGAARGVILPFLSEKPEAIVIANRTRATADALVSHFADHVAYAGQISACGFTDIAGPFDVVVNATSASLSADLPPVPASAFRSGTLALDMMYGKEPTPFMAFAAAHGATVRDGLGMLVEQAAEAFFTWRGVRPETSALLARMRAS
- the mpl gene encoding UDP-N-acetylmuramate:L-alanyl-gamma-D-glutamyl-meso-diaminopimelate ligase, which codes for MGGLAVLAKEAGHRVTGCDANVYPPMSTQLEAQGIELIQGYGPEQVNLNPDLYVVGNVMTRGNPLVEEILNRGLPYVSGPQWIGDHILRNKWVLAVAGTHGKTTTTSMLAWILEDAGYSPGFLIGGVPLNFGVSARLSGETDSDFFVIEADEYDTAFFDKRSKFVHYHAKTAVLNNLEYDHADIFPDIGAIETQFHHLVRTVPGVGRIVVNGDEASLARVLKRGCWSEKESFGGSDGVDWSLVEHPGGSSFDVFFKGEQQGTVHWDLTGHHNRSNAMAAIAAARHVGVPPAQAIDSLGRFQNVKRRMEVRGVVNGVTVYDDFAHHPTAIATTVGGLRQKIGTSGRILAVLEPRSNTMKLGAMKDALPGSLKDADLVFGFGSQQALGWSLADALKPLGANAHSFDQLDYMVQAIVQAAQPGDHILVMSNGGFGGVHQKLLEAMAV
- a CDS encoding ribonuclease catalytic domain-containing protein; the encoded protein is MNLFFEESGDFKVGTVLSQAGEAYQVEMPSGKRTKVKARDVMLQFDKPDPATLLEQAKAVAADVDLEFLWEVAGQEEFGFAELGAEYFGHAPLPFEAAGLVLALHGAPIYFYKKGRGRYKAAPEQSLRAALAGIEKKKQQAIVQAAYVEELKAGTLPQAMQPLVQQLLFKPDKNSIEYKALETAADELQTTAPRLMLSTGGIASAKELHMGRFLFEHFPRGAGFQPVAVPTPPADLPLANVAAFSIDDVTTTEIDDAFSVEKLDDGTVRVGIHIAAPGLGIRPDDAIDKIARARMSTVYMPGDKITMLPDEVVDAYTLAEGNDCPALSLYAVLDPATWTVLSTTTRAERVPIKNNLRHNDLDDVVNEETLNNGEGDYPHKMELGLLWQWALQLEAGRMKKREAFGLKPEQANRVDFNFYVEDDVVTIVRRKRGAPLDKIVAELMIFANSTWGKLLHDCGVPGIYRSQGPGAGGWTAKMQVRMVTHAAPHQGLGVDQYAWSTSPLRRYTDLVNQWQILACATNGVTAPLVAPFKHRDATLFSIVSAFDAAYSAYNDFQQNMERYWCLRWLAQENAKQVEAVVLKDEVLRLVEIPLVIRLPGMPQAARGAQVRLDIVRWDEVDLSLEARLLEVAAVAPEAAEELGLDEEEDTGEAAAAEAVEAEGAVAVTDPETQTDVTGEQAA
- a CDS encoding TonB family protein is translated as MIAIACSVLAHASLLAVRFAAPDAFRLQPADPGLEVILVNAKHARAPVKADALAQANLDGGGNADAGRAQSPLPDLRKVENGDSIRALQRRIAELEQQQKSVLTKMRQSQFNSAPVADQTRPDPSRTGEDNLDSTKAIARMTAEITQRIADENKRPKKTFISPSTREVGYAMYYKAMQKRVEEVGTLNFPQQNGKKLYGELVVYIPIFQDGTLYEKEGGPRIERSSGNPALDKAALSIVRRAAPFGKFPANMRSTDKDDLWIVVTRFKFTREEKLQAELRGEG
- a CDS encoding chorismate--pyruvate lyase family protein codes for the protein MRPASLRRARWLAHPAGTGAPAAMCDWLTTPGSLTARLIAHSRQFRVQKLRQAGNICLADEAGAIGLARPQRVWEREVLLRCDGQPVVYGHTVVPMSASASDWPLFSALGERSLGTTLFYDPRVTRGELEFARLRPGHPLLARVNAALGRVDPARDTYFARRCVYRRRQGLLLVTEVFLPEVLDLEATAFNMNTNTK